A stretch of the Bacillus licheniformis DSM 13 = ATCC 14580 genome encodes the following:
- a CDS encoding DUF3243 domain-containing protein — protein sequence MSVLDNWDQWKNFLGDRLNYAQEQGMSKETISDLAYEIGDYLAGEVDSKNHQERVLADLWSVASEEEQRAIANVMVKLVENNSSH from the coding sequence ATGTCCGTACTGGATAATTGGGATCAGTGGAAAAACTTTTTGGGCGACCGTTTGAACTATGCCCAAGAACAAGGAATGTCAAAAGAAACCATCTCAGATCTTGCATATGAGATCGGCGATTATTTGGCCGGTGAGGTTGATTCAAAAAACCATCAAGAACGAGTGCTCGCAGACCTTTGGAGCGTGGCTTCCGAAGAAGAGCAGCGCGCCATTGCGAACGTGATGGTTAAGCTTGTTGAAAACAACAGCTCACATTAA
- a CDS encoding TIGR00282 family metallophosphoesterase: MRILFIGDVVGSPGRDMIKTYLPKLKLKYKPNAVIVNGENAAHGKGITEKIYHQLIQAGADVLTMGNHTWDKREIFDFIDDAPQIVRPANFPEGTPGKGITYIKTNGSKELAVINLQGRTFLPAIDCPFRKADELIEEASKRTPFIFIDFHAEATSEKQAIGWYTDGRVSAVVGTHTHVQTADNRILPKGTAYITDVGMTGPYDGILGVDRETIIKRFKTSLPVRFEIAEGRTTLSGVVIDIDEQSKKAVKIDRILINDDHMFFE, encoded by the coding sequence ATGAGAATTTTATTTATTGGAGATGTCGTCGGTTCGCCCGGCAGAGACATGATCAAAACCTATTTGCCGAAGCTGAAGCTCAAATATAAACCGAATGCCGTCATCGTCAACGGAGAAAACGCCGCACACGGAAAAGGCATTACCGAAAAAATATATCACCAGCTCATTCAAGCTGGAGCCGACGTTCTCACGATGGGAAACCACACATGGGATAAAAGGGAAATATTTGATTTTATTGATGATGCGCCGCAGATCGTCAGACCCGCCAATTTTCCCGAGGGCACGCCTGGAAAAGGCATCACATACATAAAAACAAACGGTTCGAAGGAACTGGCTGTGATCAATTTGCAAGGCCGCACTTTTCTGCCTGCGATCGATTGCCCATTTCGAAAAGCTGATGAATTAATAGAAGAAGCGTCAAAAAGAACGCCGTTCATCTTTATCGATTTTCATGCCGAAGCGACAAGCGAAAAGCAGGCGATCGGCTGGTATACGGACGGCCGCGTTTCAGCGGTTGTCGGAACGCACACGCATGTTCAGACAGCGGACAACCGCATTCTTCCGAAAGGCACGGCATATATAACAGACGTGGGGATGACTGGGCCTTACGACGGTATTCTCGGCGTCGACCGCGAGACGATTATCAAGCGTTTTAAAACGAGCCTGCCCGTCCGTTTTGAGATTGCCGAAGGCCGCACAACTCTGAGCGGAGTTGTCATCGACATCGACGAACAGAGCAAGAAAGCCGTTAAAATTGACCGGATATTAATTAATGACGACCACATGTTTTTTGAATAA
- the recA gene encoding recombinase RecA translates to MSDRQAALDMALKQIEKQFGKGSIMKLGEQTETRISTVPSGSLALDAALGVGGYPRGRIIEVYGPESSGKTTVALHAIAEVQQQGGQAAFIDAEHALDPVYAQKLGVNIDELLLSQPDTGEQALEIAEALVRSGAVDIVVIDSVAALVPKAEIEGDMGDSHVGLQARLMSQALRKLSGAINKSKTIAIFINQIREKVGVMFGNPETTPGGRALKFYSSVRLEVRRAEQLKQGNDVMGNKTKIKVVKNKVAPPFRTAEVDIMYGEGISKEGEIIDLGTELDIVQKSGAWYSYQEERLGQGRENAKQFLKENKDILLMIQEQIREHYGLDTGGAAPAQEDEAQAQEELEF, encoded by the coding sequence ATGAGTGATCGTCAGGCAGCCTTAGATATGGCGCTTAAACAAATAGAAAAGCAGTTTGGTAAAGGTTCGATTATGAAACTCGGCGAACAAACTGAAACGAGAATTTCAACAGTTCCGAGCGGTTCTTTAGCGCTCGATGCGGCTCTTGGAGTGGGCGGATACCCGCGCGGCCGGATTATTGAAGTATACGGGCCTGAAAGCTCCGGTAAAACGACGGTGGCGCTTCATGCGATTGCCGAAGTTCAGCAGCAGGGCGGACAAGCGGCGTTCATCGACGCCGAACACGCGCTTGATCCCGTCTATGCACAAAAGCTGGGCGTCAACATTGATGAGCTTTTGCTGTCACAGCCTGATACGGGCGAGCAGGCGCTCGAAATCGCTGAAGCCCTTGTCAGAAGCGGAGCGGTGGATATCGTTGTCATCGACTCTGTAGCAGCGCTTGTGCCGAAAGCTGAAATCGAAGGAGATATGGGGGATTCCCACGTCGGTTTGCAGGCCAGACTGATGTCTCAGGCGCTTCGCAAGCTTTCCGGAGCGATCAATAAATCGAAGACCATCGCGATCTTTATCAACCAGATTCGTGAAAAAGTCGGTGTCATGTTTGGAAATCCTGAGACGACGCCAGGCGGAAGAGCGCTGAAATTCTACTCTTCTGTCCGCCTTGAAGTGCGCCGCGCAGAGCAGCTGAAACAAGGCAACGACGTCATGGGGAACAAGACGAAAATCAAAGTCGTGAAAAACAAAGTGGCACCTCCATTCCGGACAGCCGAAGTGGACATTATGTACGGGGAAGGAATTTCAAAAGAAGGGGAAATCATCGACCTCGGAACAGAGCTTGACATCGTTCAAAAGAGCGGTGCATGGTACTCTTATCAGGAGGAACGCCTTGGACAAGGCCGTGAAAACGCCAAACAGTTCCTGAAAGAAAACAAGGATATCCTTTTGATGATTCAAGAGCAGATCCGGGAGCACTACGGTTTGGATACTGGAGGCGCTGCTCCTGCACAGGAAGACGAGGCCCAAGCTCAGGAAGAACTCGAGTTTTAA
- a CDS encoding helix-turn-helix domain-containing protein, producing MTELGNRLKEAREEKGMSLDDLQAATKIQKRYLTALEEGNYDIIPGKFYVRAFIKQYAEAVGLDSEHLFEEFKKDIPNSYNDEVSEKLSSIKPQRELPKSASKALELLPTLLVAAGVIVVIAIIYVIVQAVNGGGNQQAEGPKTEESQSKYDVSKDSPLTKENQQNTDAQKDSAEGDKEKKDQQSDENDKLTIKATASEGSSTTYEVSGSDKLELEVKASENSWVRVRDEKGSSLKEGMMKKGETFQKNITDQSQIDLRIGYAPGVEIKINGEVLSYKLDPKTVMTQNITIQNKKEEKSS from the coding sequence GTGACTGAACTAGGAAATCGGCTGAAAGAAGCCAGAGAGGAAAAAGGGATGTCATTGGACGACCTTCAGGCGGCCACAAAGATCCAAAAAAGGTATTTAACGGCCCTTGAAGAAGGAAACTATGATATCATTCCGGGGAAATTTTATGTGAGGGCTTTTATCAAGCAGTACGCCGAAGCTGTCGGCCTCGACTCGGAGCACTTGTTTGAAGAGTTTAAAAAAGATATCCCTAATTCTTACAATGATGAGGTTTCTGAGAAGCTTTCTTCAATCAAGCCGCAGAGGGAGCTTCCCAAGTCTGCCTCAAAAGCGCTTGAACTTTTGCCCACCTTGCTTGTGGCAGCCGGCGTTATCGTTGTGATCGCGATCATTTACGTCATTGTTCAGGCTGTAAACGGCGGAGGGAATCAGCAGGCTGAAGGGCCTAAAACAGAGGAATCGCAAAGCAAGTACGACGTCTCAAAAGATTCCCCGCTGACTAAGGAAAATCAACAGAACACGGATGCGCAGAAAGACAGCGCTGAAGGCGACAAAGAAAAAAAGGATCAGCAGTCTGATGAGAACGACAAGCTGACCATTAAAGCGACCGCAAGCGAAGGCTCTTCCACAACCTATGAAGTATCAGGATCCGACAAGCTGGAGCTTGAAGTAAAGGCAAGCGAAAACTCATGGGTCAGAGTGCGCGACGAGAAAGGAAGCTCTCTTAAAGAAGGAATGATGAAAAAAGGGGAAACCTTTCAAAAGAATATAACCGATCAATCGCAAATTGATTTGCGGATCGGATATGCGCCGGGCGTTGAAATTAAAATCAACGGAGAAGTTCTTTCTTACAAGCTCGATCCTAAGACTGTGATGACACAAAACATAACGATTCAAAATAAAAAGGAGGAAAAGTCATCTTAA
- a CDS encoding YmfK family protein, whose protein sequence is MAKLEWYLEYEIQVNRPGLLGDISSLLGMLSINIVTINGVDTQRRGLLLKCRHIDQIKRLESILNTMDTIKVTKLREPKLRDRLAVRHGRYIQRDADDKKTFRFERDELGLLVDFMAELFKKDGHKLIGIRGMPRVGKTESIVASSVCASKRWLFVSSTLLKQTIRSQLIADEYSPENVFILDGIVSTRRGSERHLQLVSEIMRLPATKVVEHPDIFVQNTEYTMDDFDYIIELRNSPDEVITYEHAEEPQMFDHSGFSGFDF, encoded by the coding sequence TTGGCAAAGCTCGAATGGTACTTAGAATATGAAATCCAAGTCAACCGTCCCGGACTTCTGGGAGATATATCCTCTTTATTGGGGATGCTTTCAATTAATATTGTGACCATTAACGGCGTCGATACACAAAGAAGAGGCCTCTTGTTAAAATGCCGTCATATAGATCAGATTAAGCGATTGGAATCGATTTTGAACACGATGGATACGATTAAAGTCACGAAGCTCCGCGAACCGAAGCTTCGCGACCGTCTCGCTGTAAGGCACGGCCGCTATATCCAGCGGGATGCAGACGATAAAAAAACGTTCCGGTTTGAACGCGACGAGCTCGGCTTGCTTGTCGATTTTATGGCTGAGCTGTTTAAAAAAGACGGGCACAAGCTGATCGGGATCAGGGGAATGCCCCGCGTCGGCAAGACGGAATCAATTGTTGCTTCAAGCGTCTGTGCAAGCAAAAGGTGGCTTTTTGTTTCTTCGACGCTGCTGAAGCAAACGATCAGAAGCCAGCTGATTGCCGATGAGTACAGTCCGGAAAATGTTTTCATTTTGGACGGCATTGTGTCGACGAGAAGAGGATCTGAACGCCATTTGCAGCTCGTCAGTGAGATTATGCGTCTGCCGGCGACCAAAGTTGTCGAGCATCCGGACATTTTCGTGCAAAATACGGAATATACGATGGACGATTTTGACTACATCATCGAATTGCGTAACAGCCCCGATGAGGTGATTACATATGAGCACGCTGAAGAACCGCAGATGTTTGACCATTCAGGTTTTTCCGGCTTTGATTTTTAA
- a CDS encoding competence/damage-inducible protein A, producing MKLERKAEIIAVGSELLLGQIVNTNAQFISRHLAEIGINVFYHTAVGDNPERLKQVIQTAQQRSDFIIFSGGLGPTKDDLTKETIAEVVGRPLKLDDEAFESIQDYFKKTNREMSPNNRKQALILEGSDVLPNRFGMAPGMLLEHESRFYMLLPGPPKELEPMFENEAKPLILEKLGSREKIVSRVLRFFGIGESQLETDLEDLIDAQTNPTIAPLAADGEVTLRLTAKHADPEETNRLLKETEDRILERVGEFFYGYDDTSLAEELAKACRSKGMTLAAAESFTGGLFSSWLTEMSGASEYFKGGAVCYTNELKVSAAGVSEDTLQRYGAVSAQCAKELAAGIRVKTGSDIGISFTGVAGPNTQEGHPAGKVFIGISVKDQAEEAFEFQFAGSRSAVRKRSAKYGCHLLLKMMEK from the coding sequence ATGAAGTTGGAAAGAAAAGCGGAAATTATCGCTGTCGGCTCTGAGCTTCTGCTCGGACAAATCGTTAATACAAATGCTCAGTTTATCAGCAGGCATTTGGCCGAAATCGGCATTAACGTCTTTTATCACACGGCGGTGGGAGACAATCCGGAGCGCCTTAAACAAGTCATTCAGACAGCGCAGCAAAGGTCTGACTTCATCATTTTTTCGGGAGGCCTCGGACCGACGAAAGACGATCTGACAAAAGAAACGATCGCCGAAGTTGTCGGGCGCCCTCTTAAGCTCGACGATGAAGCCTTCGAATCGATTCAGGATTACTTCAAAAAAACGAACCGGGAGATGTCGCCGAACAACCGCAAACAGGCGCTGATCCTCGAAGGATCCGATGTTCTGCCGAACCGCTTTGGGATGGCTCCGGGAATGCTGCTTGAGCATGAATCGCGCTTTTATATGCTTCTGCCGGGACCTCCGAAAGAGCTGGAGCCGATGTTTGAAAACGAAGCGAAGCCGCTGATTTTGGAAAAGCTCGGCTCGAGGGAAAAGATCGTGTCAAGGGTGCTGCGCTTCTTCGGCATCGGTGAATCCCAGCTTGAAACCGATTTGGAAGATCTCATCGATGCGCAGACTAATCCGACAATCGCTCCGCTTGCGGCAGACGGGGAAGTCACGCTCAGGCTTACGGCAAAGCATGCGGATCCGGAGGAGACAAACCGCTTGTTAAAAGAAACGGAAGACCGCATTTTGGAGCGGGTCGGAGAATTCTTTTACGGGTATGATGATACATCCCTCGCAGAAGAGCTTGCGAAAGCATGCCGGAGCAAGGGTATGACTCTGGCTGCTGCGGAAAGCTTTACAGGCGGGCTTTTTTCCAGCTGGCTGACGGAAATGAGCGGCGCTTCCGAATATTTCAAAGGCGGCGCCGTCTGCTACACAAACGAATTGAAAGTGTCAGCGGCCGGCGTTTCGGAAGACACGCTGCAGCGCTATGGTGCGGTCAGCGCGCAATGCGCTAAAGAGCTCGCCGCAGGCATCAGAGTCAAGACAGGAAGCGATATCGGCATCAGCTTCACTGGAGTAGCCGGGCCGAATACGCAAGAAGGCCATCCGGCTGGAAAGGTGTTTATCGGCATCTCCGTGAAGGACCAGGCTGAGGAAGCGTTCGAATTTCAGTTCGCCGGATCCAGGTCTGCGGTGCGGAAGCGTTCTGCCAAATACGGCTGCCATCTGTTGCTGAAAATGATGGAAAAATAA
- the ymfI gene encoding elongation factor P 5-aminopentanone reductase encodes MTKLALITGASGGIGQSISEKLAQNGYDLLLHYHTNEKAAASLAERLSHTYGIHAEIIHGDLSDPGGAKTVSASIGGRALDGIVLNSGQSFRGLVTDMTDEAVQDMVQLHVSSPFLLTRNLLPAMIRKKSGAIVAVSSIWGETGASCEVLYSMTKGAQNVFVKALAKELAPSGIRVNAVSPGAVKTKMMSSFSKEEEEMIADEIPMGRLAEAEEVADAVLFLLSAKASYITGQILSVNGGWHC; translated from the coding sequence ATGACAAAACTCGCTCTCATCACCGGCGCAAGCGGCGGAATCGGGCAAAGCATCAGCGAAAAGCTTGCGCAAAACGGGTATGATCTTCTCCTCCATTATCATACAAATGAGAAGGCGGCCGCTTCACTTGCAGAAAGGCTGTCACATACATACGGCATTCACGCTGAAATCATTCACGGCGACCTGTCCGACCCCGGAGGTGCAAAAACCGTTTCCGCTTCCATCGGCGGACGGGCGCTAGACGGCATCGTCTTGAACAGCGGACAAAGCTTCCGCGGGCTTGTGACAGATATGACCGATGAAGCTGTACAGGACATGGTGCAGCTCCATGTCTCAAGCCCGTTTCTATTAACGAGGAATCTGCTTCCGGCGATGATCAGGAAAAAGTCCGGCGCTATTGTAGCCGTCAGCTCTATTTGGGGTGAGACAGGGGCGTCGTGCGAAGTTTTATACAGCATGACAAAAGGCGCGCAAAATGTGTTTGTCAAAGCCCTTGCAAAAGAGCTTGCGCCGAGCGGCATCAGAGTCAACGCTGTTTCTCCGGGCGCTGTAAAAACAAAGATGATGAGCTCATTTTCAAAAGAGGAAGAAGAGATGATCGCCGATGAGATTCCGATGGGAAGGCTCGCCGAAGCCGAAGAGGTTGCAGACGCCGTCTTGTTTCTGCTCTCGGCGAAAGCATCTTATATCACGGGTCAAATTTTGTCAGTTAATGGCGGCTGGCATTGTTAA
- the pgsA gene encoding CDP-diacylglycerol--glycerol-3-phosphate 3-phosphatidyltransferase, with product MFNLPNKITLSRIALIPVFMVIMLVPFQWGAVSFGSESIPVTHLIGALLFIFASVTDWVDGYYARKLNLVTNFGKFLDPLADKLLVSSALIILVHYHLAPAWMAIVIISREFAVTGLRLVLAGTGEVVAANMLGKVKTWAQIIAISALLLHNLPFELVSFPFGSLALWVAVFFTVVSGWDYFAKNWDALKTSN from the coding sequence ATGTTTAATTTACCGAATAAAATCACGCTTTCTAGAATCGCATTAATTCCTGTTTTTATGGTCATCATGCTTGTGCCGTTTCAGTGGGGGGCTGTCTCCTTCGGCAGCGAGTCGATTCCGGTCACCCATTTGATCGGCGCACTGCTGTTTATTTTCGCTTCGGTCACCGATTGGGTTGACGGCTATTATGCAAGAAAGCTGAACCTTGTAACAAACTTTGGGAAATTCCTTGACCCGCTTGCAGACAAGCTGCTCGTGTCTTCCGCTTTGATTATTCTGGTGCATTACCATCTTGCTCCGGCCTGGATGGCCATTGTCATTATCAGCCGGGAATTTGCCGTAACGGGACTGCGGCTCGTCCTTGCGGGAACGGGGGAAGTCGTCGCAGCCAACATGCTTGGAAAAGTGAAAACATGGGCCCAGATCATCGCGATCTCTGCCCTTTTGCTTCACAATCTCCCATTTGAGCTTGTATCCTTCCCGTTCGGCTCTCTTGCTTTATGGGTGGCTGTCTTTTTCACAGTCGTATCCGGCTGGGATTATTTCGCTAAAAACTGGGATGCTTTAAAAACATCGAACTAA
- the rny gene encoding ribonuclease Y — translation MSPLAILISILLSLFCLVVGYYVRKIIAEAKISGARNAAEQILGDAKRDAEALKKEALLEAKDEIHTLRIEAEQEVRERRNELQKQENRLLQKEENLDRKDESLDKREAMLEKKDHSLNERQQHIEEMESKVDEMIRMQQSELERISSLTRDEAKQIILERVENELSHDIAIMMKESENRAKEEADKKAKNILSLALQRCAADHVAETTVSVVNLPNDEMKGRIIGREGRNIRTLETLTGIDLIIDDTPEAVILSGFDPIRRETARIALDKLVQDGRIHPARIEEMVEKSRREVDDYIREMGEQTTFEVGVHGLHPDLIKILGRLKFRTSYGQNVLKHSMEVAFLTGLMASELGEDVTLAKRAGLLHDIGKAIDHEVEGSHVEIGVELATKYKEHPVVINSIASHHGDQEPTSIIAVLVAAADALSAARPGARSETLENYIRRLEKLEEISESYEGVEKSFAIQAGREVRIMVKPDSINDLEAHRLARDIRKRIEDELDYPGHIKVTVIRETRAVEYAK, via the coding sequence ATGAGTCCTTTAGCAATTCTCATCTCCATTTTGCTGAGCCTATTCTGTTTAGTTGTTGGCTACTATGTTCGTAAAATCATTGCCGAAGCAAAAATTTCAGGTGCGCGAAATGCAGCCGAACAAATTCTTGGAGACGCAAAGCGGGATGCTGAAGCGTTGAAAAAAGAAGCCCTTCTTGAAGCAAAGGACGAGATTCATACGCTTCGGATAGAAGCTGAACAAGAAGTTCGTGAAAGACGAAATGAGCTTCAAAAACAAGAAAACCGTTTACTTCAAAAGGAAGAGAACCTTGACCGAAAAGATGAATCATTAGATAAACGGGAAGCGATGTTGGAGAAGAAAGATCATTCTCTGAATGAACGACAACAACATATTGAAGAGATGGAAAGCAAAGTGGATGAAATGATTCGTATGCAGCAGTCAGAGTTGGAGCGTATTTCAAGTCTGACGCGAGATGAAGCGAAGCAAATCATTCTGGAACGGGTTGAAAACGAGCTTTCCCATGACATCGCGATCATGATGAAAGAAAGTGAAAATCGAGCGAAAGAAGAGGCTGATAAAAAGGCGAAAAATATTCTTTCATTGGCTTTACAGCGCTGTGCGGCAGATCATGTGGCCGAGACAACGGTTTCAGTTGTCAACCTTCCAAATGATGAGATGAAAGGCCGCATTATCGGACGTGAAGGACGTAATATCCGTACATTGGAAACATTGACGGGGATCGATCTGATCATCGACGATACGCCGGAAGCCGTTATCCTTTCAGGATTTGATCCGATCAGGCGTGAAACAGCCAGGATCGCTCTTGATAAACTCGTTCAGGATGGCCGCATTCATCCTGCCAGAATCGAAGAAATGGTTGAGAAATCCCGCCGTGAAGTGGATGATTACATCCGCGAAATGGGTGAACAGACGACGTTTGAAGTTGGAGTTCACGGTCTTCATCCCGATTTAATCAAAATCCTCGGCCGCTTGAAGTTCAGAACGAGCTACGGACAGAATGTACTGAAACATTCAATGGAAGTGGCGTTTCTGACAGGCTTGATGGCTTCAGAGCTCGGAGAAGACGTAACGCTCGCAAAAAGGGCAGGACTTCTTCATGATATCGGGAAAGCGATTGACCATGAGGTGGAAGGAAGCCACGTTGAAATCGGTGTGGAACTGGCCACCAAGTATAAAGAGCATCCAGTTGTCATCAACAGTATCGCATCTCACCACGGAGATCAGGAGCCGACTTCCATCATCGCCGTGCTCGTGGCCGCAGCCGATGCGCTGTCTGCCGCAAGACCAGGCGCAAGAAGCGAAACGCTCGAAAACTATATTCGCAGGCTTGAAAAACTGGAAGAAATCTCCGAATCATACGAAGGTGTTGAAAAATCATTCGCGATACAAGCGGGACGAGAGGTGCGGATCATGGTCAAACCTGACTCAATCAATGATCTTGAAGCCCATCGTTTGGCGCGTGATATTCGAAAACGAATTGAGGACGAGCTTGACTACCCTGGACACATCAAGGTAACCGTAATCAGGGAAACGAGAGCCGTTGAATACGCAAAATAA